The Opisthocomus hoazin isolate bOpiHoa1 chromosome 30, bOpiHoa1.hap1, whole genome shotgun sequence genome has a window encoding:
- the PEX19 gene encoding peroxisomal biogenesis factor 19 — MAAEPGLGPDPELEELLDSALDDFERARPAAPPPPPRAGAQPSPSAAAKASLFASQERFFQELFEGELASQAAAEFEEAMQELAREEPHLVEQFQKLSEAAGRVGSDTASQQEFTSCLKETLSGLAKNATDLQSSSASEEELAKALEGLGLEEGDGEGSVLPVMRSIMQSLLSKDVLYPSLKEITEKYPEWLRQHGQALPAEQYERYRAQLGVMGRICQQLEGERPGEGEEERRARFETLLDLMQQLQDLGHPPKELAGETPPGLSLDLPGAAGGEQCCLM, encoded by the exons ATGGCGGCGGAGCCGGGCCTGGGGCCCGACccggagctggaggagctgctcgACA GTGCCCTGGACGACTTCGAGAGGGCCAggcccgctgcccccccaccgccgccccgcgccggggcccagccctcgcccagcgccgccgccaaG GCCTCGCTCTTCGCCTCGCAGGAGCGGTTCTTCCAGGAGCTGTTCGAGGGGGAGCTGGCCTCGCAGGCGGCGGCCGAGTTCGAGGAGGCCATGCAGGAGCTGGCCCGCGAGGAGCCGCACTTGGTGGAGCAGTTCCAGAAGCTGTCGGAGGCGGCCGGCAGAGTgg GCAGTGACACGGCGTCGCAGCAGGAGTTCACCTCCTGCCTGAAGGAGACGCTGAGCGGCCTGGCCAAGAACGCCACCGACCTGCAG AGCTCTTCGGCCTCGGAGGAGGAGCTGGCGAAGGCactggaggggctggggctggaggagggcgaCGGCGAGGGCAGCGTCCTGCCCGTCATGCGGAGCATCATGCAGAGCCTGCTCTCCAAGGACGTGCTCTACCCCTCGCTCAAGGAGATCACCGAGAAG TACCCCGAGTGGCTGCGGCAGCACGGGCAGGCGCTGCCGGCCGAGCAGTACGAGCGGTACCGGGCGCAGCTGGGCGTGATGGGCCGCatctgccagcagctggagggcgAGCGGCCGGGCGAGGGCGAGGAGGAGCGGCGGGCGCGCTTTGAGACCCTCCTCGACCTCATGCAGCAG ctgcaggacctgggGCACCCGCCCAAGGAGCTGGCCGGGGAGACG ccccccggcctcaGCCTGGAcctgccgggggcggcggggggcgagcaGTGCTGCCTCATGTAG
- the DCAF8 gene encoding DDB1- and CUL4-associated factor 8, translating to MSDKGSGMDGKTDIVNGSLSSSPEEMSAEEGRETSSGIEVEASDLSLSLTGDDVGPNCTSTESRDTDTESSGEEKDSDSMDDTGHYSINEENRALDRSHSEEEEEEEEEEEQRSHRRAQRKRANHDQDSSDDEQALEDWVSSETTALPQPRWQAVHALRERELGSSARFVYEACGARVFVQRFRLQHGLEGHTGCVNTLHFNQRGTWLASGSDDLKVVVWDWVRRQPVLEFESGHKSNVFQAKFLPNSGDSTLAMCARDGQVRVAELSATQCCKNTKRVAQHKGASHKLALEPDSPCTFLSAGEDAVVFTIDLRQDRPASKLVVTKEKEKKVGLYTIYVNPANTYQFAVGGRDQFVRIYDQRKIDENENNGVLKKFCPHHLVNSESKANITCLVYSHDGSELLASYNDEDIYLFNSSHSDGAEYIKRYKGHRNNATVKGVNFYGPKSEFVVSGSDCGHIFLWEKSSCQIVQFMEGDKGGVVNCLEPHPHLPVLATSGLDHDVKIWAPTAENPTELAGLKEVIKKNKLERDEDSLHHTDMFDSHMLWFLMHHLRQRRHHRRRREPGAPDGDSDESPSSSDTSDDEEEGPDRVQCMPS from the exons ATGTCGGACAAAGGAAGTGGCATGGACGGGAAGACGGACATAGTGAACG GCAGCTTGTCCAGCAGCCCAGAGGAGATGTCAGCTGAGGAGGGCCGAGAAACCTCCTCTGGCATTGAGGTGGAGGCCTCTGACCTCAGCCTGAGCCTCACGGGAGACGACGTGGGGCCCAACTGCACCAGCACGGAGAGCCGGGACACGGACACGGAGAGCTCGGGGGAAGAGAAGGACTCTGACAGCATGGACGACACAGGCCACTACTCCATAAACGAGGAGAACCGGGCCCTCGACCGGTCGCActcggaggaggaagaggaggaggaggaagaggaggagcagcgGTCCCACCGCCGTGCCCAGCGCAAGCGTGCCAACCACGACCAAGACTCCTCTGATGACGAGCAGGCCCTGGAGGACTGGGTGTCCTCGGAGACCACggcgctgccgcagccccgctgGCAGGCAGTCCATGCCCTCCGGGAGCGGGAGCTGGGCTCCAGCGCCCGCTTTGTCTATGAGGCCTGCGGGGCCAGGGTCTTCGTGCAACGCTTCCGCCTCCAGCACGGCCTGGAGGGCCACACGGGCTGCGTCAACACCCTGCACTTTAACCAGCGCGGCACGTGGCTGGCCAGCGGCAGCGACGACCTCAAAGTGGTGGTGTGGGACTGGGTCAGGAGGCAGCCGGTGCTGGAGTTCGAGAGCGGCCACAAGAGCAACGTCTTCCAG GCCAAGTTCCTCCCCAACAGCGGCGACTCCACGCTGGCCATGTGTGCTCGGGACGGCCAGGTCCGGGTGGCCGAGCTCTCCGCCACCCAGTGCTGCAAAAACACCAAGCGCGTGGCGCAGCACAAAGGAGCTTCGCACAAG CTGGCCCTAGAACCGGATTCTCCATGCACTTTCCTATCGGCAGGTGAAGATGCTGTAGTCTTCACCATTGATCTGAGACAAGACCGGCCCGCCTC GAAACTGGTTGtgacaaaggaaaaagagaagaaagtgggTCTGTACACCATCTACGTGAACCCAGCCAACACCTACCAGTTTGCTGTGGGAGGCAGAGATCAGTTTGTCAG GATTTACGACCAGCGGAAAATAGACGAGAATGAGAACAACGGCGTGCTCAAGAAGTTCTGCCCTCACCACTTG GTGAACAGCGAGTCCAAAGCCAACATCACCTGCCTCGTCTACAGCCACGATGGCTCCG AGCTGTTGGCCAGCTACAACGATGAGGACATTTATCTCTTCAACTCCTCGCACAGCGACGGGGCGGAGTACATCAAGAGATACAAGGGGCATCGCAATAATGCCACCG TGAAAGGCGTCAATTTTTATGGCCCGAAAAGCGAGTTTGTGGTGAGCGGCAGCGACTGCGGCCACATCTTCCTGTGGGAGAAATCGTCCTGCCAGATCGTGCAGTTCATGGAGGGCGACAAGGGAGGAGTG GTGAACTGCCTGGAGCCCCATCCCCACCTCCCTGTCCTGGCCACCAGCGGCCTCGACCACGACGTCAAGATTTGGGCACCCACAGCGGAGAATCCCACCGAGCTGGCCGGCCTCAAGGAG GTGATCAAGAAGAACAAGCTGGAGCGGGACGAGGACAGCCTGCACCACACGGACATGTTCGACAGCCACATGCTCTGGTTCCTCATGCACCACCTGCGACAGAGACGCCATCACCGG CGCCGGAGAGAGCCGGGAGCGCCGGACGGCGACTCGGACGAGTCTCCCAGCTCCTCCGACACCTCGGACGATGAGGAAGAGGGGCCGGACCGGGTGCAGTGCATGCCGTCGtga